The proteins below come from a single Onychomys torridus chromosome 18, mOncTor1.1, whole genome shotgun sequence genomic window:
- the Ptp4a1 gene encoding protein tyrosine phosphatase type IVA 1 isoform X1: MARMNRPAPVEVTYKNMRFLITHNPTNATLNKFIEELKKYGVTTIVRVCEATYDTTLVEKEGIHVLDWPFDDGAPPSNQIVDDWLSLVKIKFREEPGCCIAVHCVAGLGRAPVLVALALIEGGMKYEDAVQFIRQKRRGAFNSKQLLYLEKYRPKMRLRFKDSNGHRNNCCIQ; encoded by the exons ATGGCTCGAATGAACCGCCCTGCTCCTGTGGAAGTCACATACAAGAACATGAGATTCCTTATTACACACAATCCAACCAATGCGACCTTAAACAAATTTATAGAG GAACTTAAGAAGTATGGAGTTACCACAATAGTGAGAGTATGTGAAGCAACTTACGACACTACTCTTGTGGAGAAAGAAGGCATTCATGTTCTT GATTGGCCTTTTGATGATGGTGCACCACCATCCAACCAGATTGTTGATGACTGGTTAAGTCTTGTAAAGATTAAGTTTCGTGAAGAACCTGGCTGCTGTATTGCTGTCCATTGTGTTGCAGGCCTTGGCAG AGCTCCAGTGCTTGTTGCCCTAGCATTAATTGAAGGTGGAATGAAATATGAAGATGCAGTACAGTTCATAAGACA aaAGCGGCGTGGAGCTTTTAACAGCAAGCAACTTTTGTATCTGGAGAAGTACCGTCCTAAAATGCGGCTGCGCTTCAAGGATTCCAATGGTCATAGGAACAACTGTTGTATTCAATAA
- the Ptp4a1 gene encoding protein tyrosine phosphatase type IVA 1 isoform X2: protein MARMNRPAPVEVTYKNMRFLITHNPTNATLNKFIEELKKYGVTTIVRVCEATYDTTLVEKEGIHVLDWPFDDGAPPSNQIVDDWLSLVKIKFREEPGCCIAVHCVAGLGRAPVLVALALIEGGMKYEDAVQFIRHGVELLTASNFCIWRSTVLKCGCASRIPMVIGTTVVFNKTGVPDAIALEVELQMGRDLSYTVNQHVGLLNRSAEASMVILKTSSTRLQA from the exons ATGGCTCGAATGAACCGCCCTGCTCCTGTGGAAGTCACATACAAGAACATGAGATTCCTTATTACACACAATCCAACCAATGCGACCTTAAACAAATTTATAGAG GAACTTAAGAAGTATGGAGTTACCACAATAGTGAGAGTATGTGAAGCAACTTACGACACTACTCTTGTGGAGAAAGAAGGCATTCATGTTCTT GATTGGCCTTTTGATGATGGTGCACCACCATCCAACCAGATTGTTGATGACTGGTTAAGTCTTGTAAAGATTAAGTTTCGTGAAGAACCTGGCTGCTGTATTGCTGTCCATTGTGTTGCAGGCCTTGGCAG AGCTCCAGTGCTTGTTGCCCTAGCATTAATTGAAGGTGGAATGAAATATGAAGATGCAGTACAGTTCATAAGACA CGGCGTGGAGCTTTTAACAGCAAGCAACTTTTGTATCTGGAGAAGTACCGTCCTAAAATGCGGCTGCGCTTCAAGGATTCCAATGGTCATAGGAACAACTGTTGTATTCAATAAAACTGGGGTGCCTGATGCCATTGCCTTGGAAGTGGAACTTCAAATGGGACGTGATTTGTCATACACAGTTAACCAACATGTGGGATTATTGAATAGGTCTGCTGAAGCTTCCATGGTGATACTGAAAACCAGTTCTACCAGGCTACAAGCTTGA